In Edaphobacter dinghuensis, one genomic interval encodes:
- a CDS encoding alpha-mannosidase, with protein MIVFSRLHTVRNYAGALLASAIFLAPFCLGTPASAQHRRRGVEIPSTLSPESQKVVERLGTFDYLPAESWRFHAGNVAHGEAADLDDSSWPVAKPGSEGGTDAVWYRQLVEIPKTLNGYDLTGARIWFKFNARGDRSMPQIIYFNGRRVALGDDLEPIVLFDNAKPGDKILVAVKLLPTVGNKRFGGSMMKIDFASNRPDPSDLQQEFISTALLIPSLSKNATADMATLEKAITSVDLNALDADNQKKFDTSLAEAKNEIEPLKPMLQQATFHLTGNSHIDAAWLWPRTETVDVVKRTFGTALQLMNEYPNYTYTQSAAQYNEWMLEKYPEMNAEIKKRIKEGRWEVVGGMWVEPDLNMPDGESQVRSILLGKRWFQKEYGVDVRIGWNPDSFGYNWQLPQIYKRSGIDYFVTQKMTWNDTNQLPLKLFWWESPDGSKVLTYFPQGYGNTDLGPVRLSNDLVSARKRSPGLDEMMDLYGVGDHGGGPTRSVLDQGDHWMESDKIVPNMKYGLAQPFFTHVEQEIASDSPTWNYKSIAQGYTYPTPEEGKIHIPTWDDELYLEYHRGVFTTQANHKRNMRESEEWTLNAEKYASLAWLQGDSYPNDRLTDAWEKITFNQFHDLAAGSGIGIIYKDAQKDYDQVRWETNEASTKALHTLSAEVDTHTAVGVPVFVFNPLAWERSGNVEVDVQLPSASANGVSVLDANNRVLPSEVLASDAKTNSYKLLVDAKNVPSMGYEVLHVVPGTKPFVSDLKASGFTLENAALRVVVDPSNGCITSIFDKKSNFETLAKGACGNQLQTFVDKPKDYDAWNIDPGTLDHNTPISEVDSVKLVDKGPMRATIRVTRTWQSSKFVQDITLYAGSDKVVVGNNIDWHETHVLLKAAFPLSASSPEATYEIPYGTIQRATTRNNSWEKARFEVPAIRWADLGDEQHGFSLINATKYGYDGQDNVLRLSLLRSPVSPDPDADRGPHHFSYELYPHAGTWKTALTERAGYEFDYKLRASQVESHTGTLPREHSYVAVSPDNVVLTAVKKAEDDNGLIFRVFEWAGKQSDVTFTLPKGATSATETNLMEKPIGSPLTVSGDKVTVPIHPYEILTIRADYPHAQTMAQNK; from the coding sequence ATGATCGTTTTCTCGCGTCTCCATACGGTACGCAACTACGCTGGAGCGCTGTTGGCTTCGGCGATATTTCTCGCGCCGTTCTGCCTCGGCACTCCTGCCAGCGCCCAACATCGCAGACGTGGCGTTGAGATTCCGTCAACGCTCTCCCCCGAGTCGCAAAAGGTGGTGGAACGGCTCGGCACCTTCGACTATCTGCCCGCCGAGTCCTGGCGCTTCCACGCCGGGAACGTCGCCCATGGCGAAGCTGCCGATCTGGACGACAGCAGCTGGCCGGTAGCAAAACCGGGAAGCGAAGGCGGCACCGACGCAGTCTGGTATCGCCAGCTTGTGGAGATTCCCAAGACACTTAATGGATATGACCTGACCGGCGCGCGCATCTGGTTCAAGTTCAACGCCCGCGGCGATCGCTCGATGCCCCAGATCATCTACTTCAACGGCCGCCGCGTCGCTCTCGGCGACGACCTTGAGCCCATCGTCCTCTTCGACAATGCTAAGCCGGGCGACAAGATCCTGGTCGCGGTCAAGCTGCTGCCCACAGTCGGCAACAAGCGATTTGGCGGCTCGATGATGAAGATCGACTTTGCCTCCAACCGGCCCGACCCGTCGGACCTGCAGCAGGAGTTCATCTCGACTGCCCTGTTGATCCCGTCGCTCTCTAAAAATGCGACCGCGGACATGGCTACGCTCGAGAAGGCCATCACCTCCGTCGATCTGAATGCACTGGACGCCGATAACCAGAAGAAGTTCGACACCTCTCTGGCTGAAGCGAAGAATGAGATCGAGCCGCTGAAGCCCATGCTGCAGCAGGCGACCTTCCATCTCACCGGCAACTCGCACATCGACGCCGCATGGCTTTGGCCCCGCACCGAAACCGTCGATGTCGTAAAACGCACCTTCGGCACCGCATTGCAGTTGATGAACGAGTATCCGAACTACACCTATACTCAATCGGCCGCACAGTACAACGAGTGGATGCTCGAGAAGTATCCCGAGATGAACGCCGAGATCAAGAAGCGCATCAAGGAAGGTCGATGGGAGGTCGTCGGCGGCATGTGGGTCGAGCCCGACCTGAACATGCCCGATGGCGAATCGCAGGTGCGTTCCATCCTGCTCGGCAAGCGCTGGTTCCAGAAAGAGTACGGCGTCGATGTTCGCATTGGCTGGAACCCTGACTCCTTTGGCTACAACTGGCAGCTTCCCCAGATCTACAAGCGCTCCGGCATCGACTACTTCGTCACCCAGAAGATGACCTGGAACGATACCAACCAGCTTCCGCTCAAACTCTTCTGGTGGGAGTCGCCGGACGGCAGCAAGGTGTTGACCTACTTCCCACAGGGCTACGGAAACACCGACCTCGGCCCGGTGCGGCTCTCCAACGACCTGGTCTCGGCGCGCAAGCGTTCGCCCGGCCTCGACGAGATGATGGACCTCTACGGCGTCGGCGATCATGGCGGCGGTCCAACCCGCTCCGTGCTCGATCAGGGCGACCACTGGATGGAGTCGGACAAGATCGTTCCCAACATGAAGTACGGTCTTGCACAGCCCTTCTTCACCCACGTCGAGCAGGAGATCGCCAGCGATTCTCCAACATGGAACTACAAGTCCATCGCTCAGGGATACACATACCCCACACCAGAAGAGGGCAAGATCCACATCCCGACCTGGGATGACGAGCTGTACCTCGAATACCACCGCGGTGTCTTTACCACCCAGGCCAACCACAAGCGCAACATGCGCGAGAGCGAAGAGTGGACGCTGAACGCAGAGAAGTATGCTTCGCTGGCGTGGCTCCAGGGCGACTCCTATCCCAATGATCGGCTCACCGACGCGTGGGAGAAGATCACCTTCAACCAGTTCCACGACCTCGCCGCGGGCTCCGGCATCGGCATCATCTATAAGGATGCCCAGAAGGACTACGATCAGGTTCGCTGGGAGACCAACGAAGCCTCAACCAAGGCACTTCATACCCTCTCGGCTGAAGTGGATACGCACACAGCCGTTGGCGTTCCCGTGTTCGTCTTCAATCCGCTCGCTTGGGAGCGTTCCGGCAACGTAGAAGTTGACGTTCAGTTGCCGTCAGCTTCGGCGAACGGTGTCTCCGTCCTTGACGCAAACAATCGCGTTCTGCCTTCGGAGGTGTTGGCCAGCGATGCGAAGACCAATAGCTACAAGCTGCTGGTCGATGCAAAGAATGTTCCTTCGATGGGCTACGAAGTACTGCACGTCGTTCCCGGAACCAAGCCCTTCGTTAGCGACCTGAAGGCCAGCGGATTCACTTTGGAAAACGCTGCACTTCGTGTCGTCGTCGATCCTTCAAACGGCTGCATCACCAGCATCTTCGATAAAAAGTCGAACTTCGAGACGCTGGCCAAGGGTGCCTGCGGCAATCAACTCCAGACGTTTGTCGACAAGCCCAAGGACTACGACGCCTGGAACATCGATCCCGGCACGCTCGACCACAACACGCCGATCAGCGAGGTTGACTCCGTCAAGCTCGTCGACAAAGGACCCATGCGCGCCACCATTCGCGTAACGCGCACCTGGCAGAGCTCGAAGTTCGTTCAGGACATCACGCTCTACGCCGGTTCGGACAAGGTCGTCGTCGGCAACAATATCGACTGGCACGAGACCCACGTTCTGCTGAAGGCAGCCTTCCCGCTCTCAGCATCCTCACCGGAGGCGACGTACGAGATTCCGTACGGCACCATTCAGCGTGCAACCACACGCAACAATAGCTGGGAGAAGGCTCGCTTCGAAGTTCCGGCCATTCGTTGGGCTGACCTTGGAGATGAGCAGCATGGCTTCAGCCTGATCAACGCGACGAAGTACGGATACGACGGACAGGACAACGTGTTGCGGCTCTCGCTGCTGCGTTCTCCTGTCTCGCCTGATCCTGATGCCGATCGCGGCCCACACCACTTCAGCTATGAACTCTATCCTCACGCCGGAACCTGGAAGACCGCTCTGACCGAGCGCGCCGGATACGAGTTCGACTACAAGCTGCGTGCGAGCCAGGTGGAATCGCATACCGGCACTCTGCCACGTGAACACTCCTACGTCGCGGTAAGCCCTGACAATGTTGTTCTGACCGCTGTGAAAAAAGCGGAAGACGACAACGGTCTTATCTTCCGTGTATTCGAGTGGGCTGGTAAGCAGTCTGACGTTACCTTCACCCTACCCAAGGGCGCGACCTCAGCCACAGAGACCAACCTGATGGAGAAGCCAATCGGCTCTCCTCTGACCGTCTCTGGAGACAAGGTCACTGTCCCCATTCACCCTTACGAGATTCTGACCATCCGCGCCGACTATCCACACGCGCAGACCATGGCACAGAACAAGTAA